A single genomic interval of Koleobacter methoxysyntrophicus harbors:
- the metG gene encoding methionine--tRNA ligase, whose protein sequence is MLSKRKTFYITTPIYYPSDKLHIGHSYTTVAADAMARFKRLTGYDVFFLTGTDEHGQKIERIATEKGMEPKEYVDRIVAGIKKLWSILDISNDDFIRTTDERHKKAVQKIFKKLYDQGDIYKGEYEGWYCTPCEAFWTERQLNDGKCPDCGRDVELIKEEAYFFRLSKYQDRMMEYIKNNPEFIQPPSRQNEMINNFLKPGLEDLCVSRTSFKWGIPVSFDPDHVIYVWIDALSNYITALGYETEDDSKFKRYWPADVHLVGKEIVRFHTIIWPIMLMALGIELPKQVFGHGWLILEGGKMSKSKGNVIDPVILVEKYGVDAVRYFLLREIPFGADGVFSNRALIDRINYDLANDLGNLINRTVTMIEKYFGGCIPAPQEEGDYDRDLINMAVETPLRVEELMNKLQFSNALSEIWRLIGRTNKYIDETMPWVIAKDENSKDRLGTVLYNLAEAIRIISVLISPFMPNTPRKIWSQLGIKDENLGTWESVLKWGNLQPGIKVSRGQPIFPRIEENGDNKTDVLQKQDRNNEKSSEGNKGKTVKRENNGNADYITIDDFAKLDLRVADVLKAERIEGADKLLKLELDVGGEKRQVVSGIAQFYSPEDLEGKKVVLVANLKPVKLRGVESQGMILAASDKGDKRLAVLTIDRDLPSGLKVT, encoded by the coding sequence ATGCTGTCAAAAAGAAAAACCTTTTACATTACAACACCAATATATTATCCCAGTGATAAACTTCATATAGGTCATTCGTATACTACCGTTGCTGCCGATGCGATGGCCAGATTCAAAAGGCTTACCGGTTATGATGTGTTCTTCCTGACCGGAACCGATGAGCACGGCCAGAAGATAGAAAGGATAGCTACGGAGAAGGGAATGGAACCCAAAGAATATGTGGACAGGATTGTGGCCGGTATAAAGAAACTGTGGTCAATACTGGATATATCCAATGATGATTTTATACGGACTACTGATGAAAGGCACAAAAAGGCAGTCCAGAAGATATTCAAAAAGCTATATGACCAGGGGGATATTTATAAGGGTGAATATGAAGGATGGTACTGCACACCGTGTGAAGCCTTCTGGACGGAAAGGCAGTTAAATGACGGTAAATGCCCTGACTGCGGCAGGGATGTGGAACTGATCAAGGAAGAAGCGTATTTCTTCAGGCTGTCCAAATACCAGGACAGGATGATGGAATATATAAAAAACAACCCGGAATTCATTCAACCGCCATCGAGGCAGAATGAGATGATAAACAACTTCTTAAAACCCGGCCTTGAAGACCTGTGTGTATCCAGGACCAGTTTTAAATGGGGTATCCCGGTTTCCTTTGACCCCGATCATGTTATTTATGTATGGATAGATGCCCTTTCCAACTATATTACTGCATTGGGCTATGAGACGGAAGATGACTCGAAATTCAAAAGGTACTGGCCGGCAGATGTCCATCTGGTGGGCAAAGAGATAGTGAGGTTTCATACCATCATATGGCCCATTATGCTTATGGCTTTGGGTATCGAGCTTCCAAAGCAGGTCTTCGGTCACGGGTGGCTTATCCTGGAAGGGGGTAAGATGTCAAAATCGAAAGGCAATGTAATAGATCCCGTTATCCTGGTAGAGAAATACGGGGTAGATGCCGTAAGGTATTTCCTCTTGCGTGAGATTCCCTTTGGTGCCGATGGTGTTTTCTCAAACCGGGCCCTCATAGACAGGATAAATTATGACCTGGCCAATGACCTTGGGAACCTCATAAACAGGACTGTAACAATGATAGAGAAATATTTCGGCGGCTGTATTCCTGCTCCCCAAGAAGAAGGGGATTATGACCGGGACCTGATAAATATGGCTGTTGAGACCCCGTTAAGGGTAGAGGAATTGATGAACAAGCTCCAGTTTTCTAATGCCCTGTCAGAGATATGGAGGCTTATAGGCAGGACAAACAAGTATATAGATGAGACAATGCCCTGGGTCATTGCTAAAGACGAAAACAGCAAAGACAGACTGGGGACCGTGCTTTATAACCTTGCCGAGGCCATAAGGATAATCTCCGTGTTAATCTCCCCCTTTATGCCCAATACACCCCGGAAGATATGGTCACAGCTGGGAATAAAGGATGAAAACCTCGGCACCTGGGAGAGTGTACTTAAATGGGGCAACCTTCAGCCGGGAATAAAGGTTAGCAGGGGTCAGCCCATTTTCCCCAGAATTGAGGAAAATGGAGATAATAAAACCGATGTTTTACAGAAACAGGATAGAAATAACGAAAAAAGCAGTGAAGGAAATAAAGGGAAAACTGTAAAACGAGAAAACAATGGAAATGCGGATTATATAACTATTGATGATTTTGCAAAACTGGATTTGAGGGTTGCTGATGTCCTCAAGGCAGAACGGATAGAAGGGGCCGATAAGCTTTTGAAACTTGAACTGGATGTAGGTGGAGAAAAACGGCAGGTAGTTTCGGGGATTGCCCAATTCTATTCCCCGGAGGATCTGGAAGGTAAGAAGGTGGTCCTTGTAGCAAATTTGAAGCCCGTAAAATTAAGGGGTGTAGAATCCCAGGGGATGATTTTGGCGGCCTCGGATAAGGGGGATAAGAGGCTGGCAGTCTTAACCATTGACAGAGACCTGCCGTCAGGGCTGAAGGTAACGTAA
- a CDS encoding AbrB/MazE/SpoVT family DNA-binding domain-containing protein — MKSTGIVRKVDELGRVVIPIELRRTLGIAEKDALEIYVDADKIILKKYQPACIFCGTAENMTSFMGKNICGNCIEELKK, encoded by the coding sequence ATGAAATCAACGGGTATTGTAAGAAAAGTAGATGAACTGGGAAGGGTGGTAATTCCAATTGAGCTTAGGAGAACGCTGGGTATAGCAGAAAAAGACGCTCTAGAAATCTATGTAGATGCTGATAAGATAATATTAAAGAAATACCAGCCGGCATGTATTTTTTGCGGCACAGCAGAAAACATGACATCTTTCATGGGCAAAAATATCTGCGGAAACTGTATTGAAGAGCTAAAGAAATAG
- a CDS encoding FadR/GntR family transcriptional regulator gives MNFQPVKSVRLYESVIDQIKGLIDSGQIKPGDKFPPEREMMKTMGVSRSILREAFRVLESKGIIESIPGGGRFLKDYYKTDYFSLKKHQLNLEKAQVLDILETREIIELKVVKLAVNRAADEDLYRIKKSLESEIGGKSALNRLFKQDVDFHTGIAQLTRNLVLKDTLRMLMDLLVKQYSSVSIGSFRRGELLAQHKEIMTGILARKEEKALEAAKRHIEYEREIFTSQ, from the coding sequence ATGAATTTCCAACCGGTCAAGAGTGTGAGGCTTTATGAAAGTGTAATTGACCAGATAAAGGGTTTGATTGACAGTGGTCAGATTAAACCCGGAGACAAGTTCCCTCCGGAAAGAGAAATGATGAAGACCATGGGGGTGAGCAGAAGTATACTAAGGGAGGCCTTCCGGGTACTGGAGTCCAAAGGGATTATTGAAAGCATACCGGGGGGAGGGAGGTTTCTAAAAGACTATTATAAAACCGATTATTTCTCCTTAAAGAAGCACCAGCTAAACCTTGAAAAAGCCCAAGTCCTTGACATATTGGAAACCAGGGAAATTATAGAGTTAAAAGTGGTAAAACTTGCTGTTAACCGTGCCGCTGATGAAGACCTCTATAGAATAAAAAAGTCCCTTGAATCTGAAATCGGTGGAAAATCAGCTTTAAACAGGCTCTTCAAACAAGATGTGGATTTTCATACCGGCATAGCTCAATTGACCCGTAATCTTGTCTTAAAAGATACGCTGAGAATGCTTATGGACTTGCTAGTAAAACAATACAGCAGCGTATCAATAGGGTCTTTTCGGCGGGGGGAACTCTTAGCCCAGCATAAAGAGATCATGACGGGGATACTGGCTAGAAAAGAGGAAAAGGCCTTAGAGGCGGCAAAAAGACACATTGAATACGAAAGAGAAATATTTACGAGTCAATAA
- the proC gene encoding pyrroline-5-carboxylate reductase — translation MLEGKKICFIGAGSMAQAMIWGLLSSNLIKPESIYVTNKSDRAKLNKLGEKWGVNITYDKALMLQMADIIILAVKPKDVREVLKTIKVHVTRSHLILSVVAGIGTDLIQTLVGKEVPIIRAMPNTSCLVKESATALALGKYADKEDEAIGREIFSSIGKVIVVEETALDAVTGLSGSGPAYVYLMIEAMVDAGIKAGLSSEVSKELAVQTVLGAARMLIETGEEPTALRQKVTSPGGTTFAGLTVLEKAGFRNSLIKAINRAAQRSKELGMEM, via the coding sequence ATGCTTGAAGGCAAAAAAATCTGTTTTATCGGAGCAGGCTCTATGGCTCAGGCAATGATTTGGGGACTGTTAAGTTCAAACCTGATAAAACCCGAAAGTATTTACGTTACAAATAAATCTGACAGGGCTAAGTTGAACAAACTGGGAGAAAAATGGGGCGTAAATATAACCTATGACAAAGCCCTAATGCTTCAAATGGCTGATATTATCATTCTTGCCGTCAAGCCGAAAGATGTAAGAGAGGTGTTGAAGACCATTAAGGTACATGTAACGCGATCTCATTTAATCCTCTCCGTAGTTGCCGGGATAGGTACAGACCTGATTCAAACCCTAGTGGGAAAAGAAGTCCCGATTATAAGGGCTATGCCCAATACTTCATGCCTTGTAAAAGAATCTGCTACGGCTCTGGCTCTAGGTAAATATGCTGATAAAGAAGATGAGGCTATTGGGAGGGAGATCTTTTCTTCCATAGGTAAGGTTATAGTTGTAGAAGAAACGGCTCTGGATGCTGTTACCGGCCTCAGTGGAAGCGGCCCGGCCTATGTTTACCTGATGATTGAAGCGATGGTTGATGCCGGCATAAAAGCAGGGCTAAGTTCTGAAGTTTCAAAGGAGCTAGCCGTTCAAACCGTGCTGGGTGCTGCCAGGATGCTCATTGAGACAGGGGAGGAACCAACAGCCTTACGACAAAAGGTTACCTCACCCGGGGGGACTACCTTTGCAGGCCTAACAGTTCTCGAAAAGGCGGGTTTCAGGAATTCCTTGATTAAGGCCATTAACAGGGCTGCACAGCGTTCCAAGGAACTGGGTATGGAAATGTGA
- a CDS encoding DUF2619 domain-containing protein: MNRTVLTMAIVRIIFGLMSLSGAFLMLKFNQVEKALRINGILGSIGPFVFIFVSGLGIASLAGKLPLEKLVMITIGMVLILFGTR, encoded by the coding sequence ATGAACAGAACGGTATTAACAATGGCCATAGTTCGAATTATTTTCGGTCTTATGAGCCTTTCCGGCGCCTTTTTAATGTTAAAATTTAATCAGGTGGAAAAGGCCCTCAGGATAAACGGAATCCTGGGTTCCATAGGCCCTTTCGTCTTTATTTTTGTAAGCGGTCTGGGTATTGCAAGCCTTGCAGGGAAGCTCCCATTAGAAAAATTGGTAATGATTACAATCGGTATGGTTTTAATCCTTTTTGGAACAAGGTAA
- the rsmI gene encoding 16S rRNA (cytidine(1402)-2'-O)-methyltransferase produces MGVVKKMEGELMDSILKENEMGKLYLCATPIGNLEDITLRVLKVLKEVDLIAAEDTRNTRKLLNHYGINTPLVSYHEHNKKEIGEKLVDFLKRGKSVALVSDAGTPGISDPGADLVNEVIKDGIPVDILPGPSACISALAVSGLSTRRFVFEGFLPRHKKDREAFLENIKSDERTIVIYEAPHRLLDCLRSIFKVMGDRDVAVVRELTKLFQEVFRGKISEAIEKFEREKPRGEFTLVISGAEDGREKGLKNWEGLAVEEHLLLYMKAGKSKKEAIKLVARDRGIAKREVYDVSVELPCSKKD; encoded by the coding sequence ATGGGTGTGGTGAAAAAAATGGAAGGGGAATTAATGGATTCTATTTTAAAAGAGAATGAAATGGGTAAACTCTACCTGTGTGCTACACCTATAGGGAATCTAGAAGATATTACCCTGAGGGTTCTGAAGGTCTTGAAAGAAGTGGATCTGATTGCTGCTGAGGATACCCGCAACACCAGGAAACTTTTGAACCATTACGGAATTAATACACCATTGGTCAGCTATCATGAACACAATAAAAAGGAAATAGGTGAAAAACTGGTAGATTTTTTAAAACGGGGCAAGAGTGTTGCCCTTGTATCCGATGCCGGGACACCGGGCATTTCAGATCCGGGGGCAGACCTTGTAAACGAGGTTATAAAAGACGGTATTCCCGTGGATATATTACCGGGACCGTCGGCCTGCATATCGGCCCTGGCCGTATCTGGGCTTTCCACCCGGAGGTTCGTTTTTGAAGGGTTCCTTCCAAGGCATAAAAAGGATAGAGAAGCCTTCCTTGAAAATATTAAAAGCGATGAAAGGACGATCGTAATATATGAAGCCCCCCACAGGCTGCTGGACTGCTTAAGATCCATTTTTAAGGTTATGGGAGACAGAGACGTAGCTGTTGTAAGGGAACTGACAAAGTTATTTCAGGAAGTATTCCGGGGTAAAATTAGTGAAGCCATTGAAAAATTTGAAAGAGAAAAGCCCAGGGGGGAATTTACTCTGGTGATTTCTGGTGCTGAAGATGGGCGGGAAAAAGGCTTAAAAAACTGGGAAGGTTTGGCCGTTGAGGAACATCTTCTCCTTTACATGAAAGCGGGAAAGAGCAAAAAAGAGGCCATAAAACTGGTGGCCCGGGATAGGGGTATTGCCAAAAGAGAGGTTTATGATGTCTCCGTTGAGTTACCTTGTTCCAAAAAGGATTAA